From the Lampris incognitus isolate fLamInc1 chromosome 10, fLamInc1.hap2, whole genome shotgun sequence genome, one window contains:
- the LOC130120040 gene encoding coiled-coil-helix-coiled-coil-helix domain-containing protein 5 has translation MQAAMEITAKYCHKEMEEYGSCVASHPSTWQHQCHALKMKVAECTSSHPVIQKIRSSCSKEFMEFDQCLRINQAKPDSCSPHVTRFLCCAETVDLSEVATDPVPQPS, from the exons AT GCAGGCTGCAATGGAAATTACGGCAAAATATTGCCATAAAGAAATGGAAGAGTATGGGTCATGTGTGGCTTCTCATCCATCAACATGGCAGCATCAGTGTCATGCGCTTAAGATGAAGGTCGCAGAGTGCACTTCTTCACA CCCAGTGATCCAGAAGATCCGGTCTAGTTGTTCCAAGGAGTTTATGGAATTTGACCAGTGCCTCCGAATAAACCAGGCCAAACCTGACTCCTGCTCACCACATGTAACACGCTTTCTCTGTTGTGCAGAGACAGTGGACCTCTCTGAAGTGG CTACGGATCCAGTCCCTCAGCCCTCATAG
- the lmx1al gene encoding LIM homeobox transcription factor 1-alpha, producing the protein MLPTEISGGVCFTSSNHTEGRREGMKTEETQSCLQQPPSSTPFGSEYGGGGQVCAGCESPIADRFLLRVNERSWHETCVKCAVCLSALSGTCYCRDRLLYCKHDYEKLFVRKCSACLQVIGRSELIMRVLGQVYHLGCFSCCECERRLQRGDEFVLKEGQLLCRGDYEKEREMLAAISPTPTESVKSEDEDGGGGSGGVKAGEEGKDHKRSKRPRTILTTQQRRAFKASFEVSSKPCRKVRETLAAETGLTVRVVQVWFQNQRAKMKKIARRQQQQQQQQQQEQEQLGGTRRGPSRGGRLSNDDSEDGSSTHGMDGMLGYPSLPRQQLLALDPNIYGGEPFRHGLTPSQLNSEQLHPYDSETVFHDLDSDGSLGHLGDCLLTTGEGGLLPGRVGNPIDRLYSMQNSYFTS; encoded by the exons ATGCTGCCAACCGAGATTTCAGGAGGAGTGTGTTTCACCTCAAg CAACCACacggaaggaaggagagaagggatGAAAACGGAAGAGACCCAGTCGTGTCTGCAACAGCCTCCATCATCCACACCTTTTG GCTCGGAGTACGGCGGAGGTGGACAGGTGTGTGCCGGCTGTGAGTCGCCCATCGCGGACCGGTTTCTGCTAAGGGTGAACGAGCGCTCGTGGCACGAGACGTGCGTCAAGTGCGCCGTGTGTCTGAGCGCGCTGAGCGGGACGTGCTACTGCCGGGACCGCCTGCTGTACTGCAAACACGACTATGAGAA GCTGTTTGTGAGGAAGTGCAGCGCGTGCCTGCAGGTGATTGGGCGCTCGGAGCTGATTATGCGCGTGCTGGGCCAAGTGTACCACCTGGGCTGCTTCAGCTGCTGCGAGTGTGAGCGCCGGCTGCAGAGAGGTGATGAGTTTGTGCTGAAAGaaggccagctgctgtgccggggggACTATGAGAAGGAGCGGGAGATGCTGGCTGCCATCAGCCCCACCCCGACCGAGTCAG TGAAGAGTGAGGATGAGGATGgtggaggaggatctggtggggTGAAGGCTGGCGAGGAAGGGAAGGACCACAAACGCTCAAAAAGACCACGCACCATCTTGACCACACAGCAACGGCGAGCTTTCAAGGCCTCCTTTGAAGTGTCCTCTAAACCTTGCCGCAAG GTGAGAGAGACATTGGCTGCTGAGACTGGGCTGACGGTGCGAGTGGTGCAGGTGTGGTTTCAGAACCAGCGAGCAAAG ATGAAGAAGATAGCTcgccggcagcagcagcagcagcaacagcagcagcaggagcaggagcagctcGGGGGGACCAGGAGAGGACCGAGCAGAGGGGGCCGACTGAGCAATGACGAcagtgagg ATGGCTCTAGTACTCATGGAATGGATGGGATGCTGGGGTATCCCTCTCTTCCACGTCAGCAGCTTTTGGCTCTGGACCCGAACATCTACGGAGGAGAGCCATTCAGACATGGGCTTACACCCTCTCAGCTTAACAGTGAGCAGCTCCACCCCTATG ACTCGGAGACGGTGTTCCACGATCTGGACAGCGATGGCAGCCTCGGTCACCTTGGCGACTGCCTCTTGACGACAGGGGAAGGCGGCCTCCTGCCAGGCCGGGTGGGAAACCCCATCGACCGCCTCTACTCCATGCAGAACTCCTACTTCACCTCCTGA